A stretch of the Mesorhizobium huakuii genome encodes the following:
- a CDS encoding transglycosylase domain-containing protein: MANRRDSRIEPSFEGPPQTRSQTGLSVSEEDRVVPSNRKASAKRRSSKAKSSRGGRGRSRRGLFGVLGRLFYWCFVLAIWGGIAVAGVVIYYGAKMPAATTWSIPDRAPNIKIVSADGQLLANRGMSGGEAVGLHEMSPYIPEAVIAIEDRRFYSHFGVDPIGLSRAMVTNLLGGHFSQGGSTLTQQLAKNLFLKPDRTLERKVQEVLLALWLEHKHTKDQILEMYLNRVYFGSGAYGVEAASRRYFGKSARDVTLSEAALLAGLLKAPSRLSPARDPKAAEERSQLVLAAMREEGKISDKELKTALSAPATRSPSYWTGSENYVADTIMEELPDLIGDVRGDIVIDSTVDLNLQKLAEQSIRRLIDESGKKLNVTQGALVSIDDSGAVRAMVGGYDYSTSQFDRASEARRQPGSAFKPFVYMAALEGGRTPDSIRNDAPIKIGNWTPDNYGGKYFGKVTLATALAKSLNSVAAQLTMEVGPNAVVEAAHRMGIQSELQANTSIALGTSEVTPLELTSAYVPFANGGYKPDIHFIRRITTAEGKVLYDSGGGSAPRVVKPEIVGMMNSMMTGTVEIGTAKKAAFAWPSAGKTGTSQNSRDAWFVGYTANLTTGVWFGNDDGTAMKKVTGGALPAQAWHEFMVAAHEGVPVRPLPGTWKSTPADTIVPDDIPSADNNQPAPVPSASVGQQAPSSQAAAPATQAPAPARVARPAQTVDADGFNMPADDGTTASVGHPVPPGNVGGPLKKKKQTSILDILGGG; this comes from the coding sequence ATGGCGAACCGCAGAGACAGCCGCATTGAGCCCAGTTTTGAGGGACCGCCTCAGACGCGATCCCAGACGGGCCTTTCGGTGAGCGAGGAGGACCGCGTCGTGCCGAGCAACCGCAAAGCCTCCGCCAAACGCAGATCGTCGAAGGCGAAATCGTCGCGCGGCGGGCGCGGCAGGAGCCGCCGCGGCCTGTTCGGCGTGCTTGGCCGGCTGTTCTACTGGTGCTTCGTGCTCGCCATCTGGGGCGGCATCGCTGTGGCGGGCGTCGTCATTTACTACGGCGCCAAGATGCCGGCGGCCACCACCTGGTCGATCCCCGACCGTGCTCCCAACATCAAGATCGTCTCGGCCGATGGCCAACTGCTCGCCAACAGGGGCATGAGCGGCGGAGAGGCGGTCGGCCTGCACGAAATGTCGCCTTACATTCCGGAAGCCGTCATCGCCATCGAGGACCGCCGGTTCTATTCGCATTTCGGCGTCGACCCGATCGGCCTGTCGCGTGCCATGGTGACCAATCTGCTTGGCGGGCATTTCTCGCAAGGCGGTTCGACGCTGACGCAGCAATTGGCCAAGAACCTGTTCCTGAAGCCTGACCGCACGCTGGAGCGCAAGGTGCAGGAGGTGTTGCTGGCGCTGTGGCTGGAGCACAAGCACACCAAAGACCAGATCCTCGAAATGTACCTCAACCGGGTCTATTTCGGTTCCGGCGCCTACGGTGTCGAGGCGGCGTCGCGGCGTTATTTCGGCAAGAGCGCGCGCGATGTCACTTTGTCGGAGGCCGCCCTGCTTGCCGGGCTCTTAAAGGCGCCGTCGCGGCTGTCGCCGGCGCGCGATCCCAAGGCCGCCGAGGAGCGCTCGCAGCTCGTGCTCGCAGCGATGCGCGAAGAGGGCAAGATCAGCGACAAGGAGTTGAAGACGGCGCTGAGCGCGCCGGCAACGCGTTCGCCGTCCTACTGGACCGGCTCGGAAAACTATGTCGCCGACACCATCATGGAAGAACTGCCCGACCTGATCGGCGACGTGCGCGGCGACATCGTCATCGACTCAACCGTCGACCTGAACCTGCAGAAGCTCGCCGAACAGTCGATCCGCCGGCTGATCGATGAAAGCGGCAAGAAGCTCAACGTCACCCAGGGCGCGCTGGTGTCGATCGACGATTCCGGCGCGGTGCGCGCCATGGTCGGCGGCTACGACTATTCGACCAGCCAGTTCGACCGCGCTTCGGAAGCGCGCCGGCAGCCGGGCTCGGCGTTCAAGCCGTTTGTCTATATGGCGGCGCTTGAAGGGGGCCGCACGCCAGACAGCATCCGCAATGACGCGCCGATCAAGATCGGCAACTGGACGCCGGACAATTACGGCGGCAAGTATTTTGGCAAGGTCACGCTGGCGACGGCGTTGGCCAAGTCGCTGAACTCGGTCGCCGCGCAGCTGACCATGGAGGTCGGGCCGAACGCGGTGGTGGAGGCCGCGCATCGCATGGGCATCCAGTCTGAGCTGCAGGCCAACACCTCGATCGCGCTCGGCACTTCGGAAGTGACGCCCTTGGAGCTGACTTCGGCCTATGTGCCGTTCGCCAATGGCGGCTACAAGCCGGACATCCATTTCATTCGCCGTATCACGACCGCCGAGGGCAAGGTGCTCTACGACAGCGGCGGCGGCAGCGCGCCGCGTGTGGTGAAACCCGAGATCGTCGGCATGATGAACTCGATGATGACCGGCACCGTCGAGATCGGCACCGCCAAGAAGGCGGCTTTTGCCTGGCCGTCGGCCGGCAAGACCGGCACCAGCCAGAATTCGCGCGATGCCTGGTTCGTCGGCTACACCGCCAATCTCACCACCGGCGTGTGGTTCGGCAATGATGACGGCACGGCGATGAAGAAGGTCACCGGCGGCGCGCTGCCGGCGCAGGCTTGGCACGAATTCATGGTCGCCGCGCACGAAGGCGTGCCGGTGCGGCCGCTGCCCGGCACCTGGAAATCGACGCCGGCCGATACGATCGTGCCCGACGACATACCGTCCGCCGACAACAACCAGCCGGCGCCGGTTCCCTCAGCGTCGGTTGGCCAGCAGGCGCCATCCTCACAGGCGGCCGCGCCGGCGACCCAGGCGCCAGCGCCGGCCCGCGTGGCGCGGCCTGCCCAGACCGTCGACGCCGATGGCTTCAACATGCCGGCGGATGACGGCACCACCGCTTCGGTCGGGCATCCGGTGCCGCCGGGCAATGTTGGCGGTCCGCTGAAGAAGAAGAAACAGACCTCGATCCTGGATATTCTGGGCGGCGGCTGA
- a CDS encoding YncE family protein, with the protein MIPGIAFKVSAAVRAALSAIGRTEDLRFSPDNRLLAIAGYARKRLLVLRVDIRAGSDGPEVTIHDFMELTSDDMGEIHGLDFIDDRTLAIANRDGLVAIFSLPREEPAGQSRAISAMRRVKGRRLCKLNSPGSIAVRLESHGRVSLLVCNNYTHLVTRHVVNRWLGYRTTSNQRLLERGLDIPDGIALSHDGRWIAVSSHGTQDVKLYRMSASLGPDTEPAGVLQNAGYPHGVRFTGDDRHILVADAGSRMVHVYAGDGDWTGPRAPARSVTVLDEDTFLRGRASPEEGGPKGLDIDRSNSVVAVTCEEQTLAFFALSSILGGVENCRQDGAIASA; encoded by the coding sequence ATGATCCCCGGGATCGCCTTCAAGGTCAGCGCGGCGGTGCGGGCGGCGCTTTCGGCGATCGGACGCACGGAGGATCTGCGCTTTTCACCGGACAATCGATTGCTGGCAATTGCCGGCTATGCGCGCAAGCGCCTGCTGGTCCTGCGCGTCGACATCAGGGCCGGATCCGATGGCCCTGAAGTCACGATCCACGATTTCATGGAGCTGACATCAGACGATATGGGCGAAATCCATGGCCTGGATTTCATCGATGACCGCACCCTGGCGATCGCCAACCGCGACGGGTTGGTTGCGATCTTCAGCCTGCCGCGCGAGGAACCGGCCGGCCAAAGCCGCGCGATATCAGCCATGCGCCGGGTGAAGGGCAGGCGGCTATGCAAACTGAATTCGCCGGGTTCGATTGCCGTCAGGCTGGAGTCGCACGGCCGCGTCAGCCTGCTGGTCTGCAACAACTACACGCATCTGGTCACCCGACACGTGGTCAACCGGTGGCTCGGCTATCGCACGACGAGCAACCAGCGGCTGCTGGAACGTGGTCTCGATATACCGGACGGCATTGCCCTCAGCCATGACGGCCGCTGGATCGCGGTCAGCAGCCACGGCACCCAGGATGTGAAACTCTACCGCATGTCCGCGTCGCTTGGACCAGACACCGAACCTGCCGGCGTCCTGCAGAATGCCGGCTATCCGCACGGCGTGCGCTTCACCGGCGACGACCGGCATATCCTCGTCGCCGACGCGGGCAGCCGGATGGTGCATGTCTATGCGGGAGACGGTGACTGGACGGGACCGCGAGCGCCCGCGCGCTCGGTCACCGTGCTCGACGAGGACACCTTCCTGCGCGGCAGGGCCAGCCCCGAGGAAGGCGGCCCGAAAGGCCTCGACATCGACCGGTCGAACAGCGTCGTGGCGGTGACCTGCGAGGAGCAGACGCTGGCCTTTTTCGCGCTGTCGTCGATACTCGGTGGGGTTGAAAATTGCCGGCAAGACGGGGCCATTGCATCGGCGTAG
- a CDS encoding acyltransferase family protein — translation MIDRSEEHGCRPEIQGLRGVAVALVVVFHLWPMVLPGGYVGVDVFFVISGFLITGLLARMATAGGRAWLVTFYSRRVRRLLPAAVLALLVTLAGTLLFLSKARWEETAVQVAASALYVQNWRLALQAVDYLGAAEAPSPVQHYWSLSIEEQFYIVWPLLVAAVIWLARRLGRSPKAALLVALTLVFAGSLAASVVVTQADPAWAYFVTHTRLWELALGGLLALAGEGFSPAAPSRLAMVAAGIGAIVISALLFSASTPFPGFHALLPTLGAVLVIAAGDIRLGRFRGLDVTILRYVGDRSYSIYLWHWPLIVFYTADRPAVGVLAGLGLMALTLGISELSYRYIEQRYRRPQSRTEWRPLAYGSAAIAVCVIASGGLGYALDRQGVDINLIGTPGYPGPAALLANAAVPDGVELLPPLGKLKRDVPVVYRLKCHQEQDSTEPVGCQLGDPEGSRTIVVTGDSHAAQWVPAIDKIARDHKWKLVTFTKAACPFTRAVVTENGKPYEACVQWRDNVLAEIGKLRPDLMFTSQSRYSDTPEPAMIEGLRSIWSELNKTGVKIIAIRNTPFVKFDPGDCLAADPDKCITARNEVEASNVFALAAAPLPDVRVVDMNDALCGKETCAAVVGNIVVWRDYHHMTATYALALAPYLAKAAGL, via the coding sequence TTGATCGATAGAAGCGAGGAGCATGGCTGTCGCCCCGAAATCCAGGGGTTGCGCGGCGTTGCCGTCGCCCTGGTGGTGGTTTTCCATCTCTGGCCCATGGTTCTTCCCGGGGGCTATGTCGGGGTGGACGTGTTTTTCGTCATCTCGGGCTTTCTCATCACCGGTCTGCTTGCCCGCATGGCGACAGCCGGCGGCCGCGCCTGGCTGGTCACATTCTATTCGCGGCGGGTGCGGCGGCTGTTGCCGGCGGCGGTCCTGGCCCTTCTCGTCACGCTCGCCGGGACGCTGTTGTTTCTGTCCAAGGCGCGATGGGAAGAGACGGCCGTCCAGGTCGCGGCCAGCGCGCTCTACGTGCAGAACTGGCGGCTCGCCTTGCAGGCGGTCGACTATCTCGGGGCGGCGGAAGCGCCAAGCCCGGTGCAGCATTACTGGTCGCTGTCGATCGAGGAGCAGTTCTATATCGTCTGGCCGTTGCTGGTGGCGGCGGTCATCTGGCTTGCCCGGCGTCTCGGGCGATCCCCGAAGGCTGCATTGCTGGTCGCACTGACCCTTGTTTTCGCCGGATCCCTGGCGGCCTCGGTGGTCGTGACCCAAGCCGATCCGGCCTGGGCCTATTTCGTTACCCATACCCGTCTCTGGGAACTGGCGCTGGGCGGGCTGTTGGCGCTGGCCGGCGAAGGGTTCTCGCCAGCGGCGCCATCGCGCCTTGCCATGGTGGCGGCAGGTATCGGCGCCATCGTGATCTCGGCGTTGCTGTTTTCCGCCTCGACACCGTTTCCCGGCTTCCACGCCTTGCTGCCGACCCTGGGCGCCGTGCTGGTCATAGCGGCTGGCGATATCAGGCTTGGCCGGTTCCGCGGGCTCGACGTTACGATCCTGCGCTATGTCGGCGATCGCTCTTATTCGATCTACCTCTGGCACTGGCCGCTGATTGTCTTCTACACGGCAGATCGCCCCGCTGTCGGAGTGCTTGCGGGGCTTGGGCTGATGGCGCTGACGCTCGGCATCTCCGAGCTGTCATACCGCTATATCGAACAGCGGTACCGCCGGCCGCAATCGCGAACAGAATGGCGCCCGCTGGCCTACGGTTCGGCTGCAATTGCCGTCTGCGTGATAGCATCCGGCGGTCTTGGCTACGCGCTCGACCGTCAAGGCGTCGACATCAACCTGATCGGAACCCCTGGATATCCCGGGCCTGCCGCGCTGCTGGCCAATGCCGCGGTTCCGGATGGCGTGGAGTTGCTGCCGCCGCTTGGCAAGCTGAAGCGCGACGTGCCGGTCGTCTACCGCCTGAAATGCCACCAGGAGCAGGACAGCACGGAGCCGGTGGGCTGCCAGCTGGGCGATCCGGAGGGAAGCCGGACCATTGTGGTCACCGGCGATTCGCATGCCGCGCAATGGGTTCCCGCCATCGACAAGATCGCCAGGGACCACAAATGGAAACTGGTCACCTTCACCAAGGCGGCTTGCCCTTTCACCCGCGCTGTGGTGACGGAAAACGGCAAACCCTATGAAGCCTGTGTGCAATGGCGCGACAATGTGCTGGCCGAGATCGGCAAGCTACGGCCCGATCTGATGTTCACCAGCCAGTCGCGCTACTCCGACACGCCGGAGCCGGCGATGATCGAAGGCCTGCGCAGCATCTGGAGCGAGTTGAACAAAACGGGTGTCAAGATCATCGCCATCCGCAACACGCCCTTCGTCAAGTTCGATCCCGGCGACTGCCTGGCCGCCGACCCCGACAAATGCATCACCGCGCGCAACGAGGTGGAGGCAAGCAACGTCTTTGCGCTCGCCGCCGCGCCATTGCCTGATGTCCGTGTCGTCGACATGAACGATGCCTTGTGCGGCAAGGAAACATGCGCCGCTGTTGTCGGCAACATCGTCGTCTGGCGCGATTATCACCATATGACGGCGACCTACGCGCTGGCGCTCGCGCCCTATCTGGCGAAGGCGGCGGGACTCTAA